The following proteins come from a genomic window of Prionailurus viverrinus isolate Anna chromosome D1, UM_Priviv_1.0, whole genome shotgun sequence:
- the LOC125176014 gene encoding olfactory receptor 51H1-like encodes MFSCNTSTSGHSTFLLTGFPGLEASHYWVSIPINLICVFSILGNGIILLLICMDPALREPMYIFLSMLAASDLGLCASTFPTMMWLFWLGARELPFDLCAAQMFFIHAFTYVESGVLLAMAFDRFVAIREPLHYATILTHSAMAKVGAAILVRAVLLNLPGPILLRRLLFPQISVLSHCYCLHCDLVGLACSDTQINSLVGLVSILFSLGLDSSLIVLSYALILQTVLGIASPGEQLKALNTCVSHLCVVLIFYLPKLGLSVLHRVEKHSYPALAVLMANLHFLVPPIMNPIVYCIKSKKIRQSLLKHFQHKRVDVF; translated from the coding sequence ATGTTCTCCTGCAACACCAGCACTTCTGGTCATTCTACCTTCCTCCTCACTGGCTTTCCAGGCCTGGAAGCCTCTCATTATTGGGTTTCTATCCCCATCAACCTCATCTGTGTGTTTTCCATCCTGGGTAACGGTATCATTCTTCTCCTGATCTGCATGGATCCAGCCTTACGTGAACCCATGTACATCTTCCTGTCCATGTTGGCAGCCTCCGATCTAGGCCTCTGTGCCTCTACCTTTCCCACCATGATGTGGCTTTTCTGGCTGGGTGCTCGTGAGCTGCCCTTTGATCTCTGTGCAGCGCAGATGTTCTTCATCCATGCCTTCACCTATGTGGAATCTGGTGTGCTGCTGGCCATGGCCTTTGATCGTTTTGTTGCCATCCGGGAACCTCTGCACTATGCCACAATTCTTACCCACTCAGCCATGGCCAAGGTGGGGGCTGCCATCCTGGTGAGGGCTGTCCTGCTCAACCTCCCAGGACCCATCCTCCTGCGGCGTCTGCTTTTCCCCCAGATCAGTGTACTTTCTCACTGCTACTGCCTGCACTGTGACCTTGTGGGATTGGCCTGCTCAGACACCCAGATCAACAGCTTGGTTGGCCTGGTCTCCATCCTCTTCTCACTGGGCCTTGATTCCTCCCTCATTGTGCTCTCATACGCCCTGATCCTACAAACAGTACTGGGCATTGCATCACCCGGGGAACAGCTCAAGGCACTCAACACATGTGTCTCACACCTCTGCGTTGTTCTCATCTTTTATTTGCCCAAACTGGGGCTGTCTGTGTTACACAGAGTAGAGAAGCACAGCTATCCTGCTCTGGCAGTGCTCATGGCCAACCTGCATTTCTTGGTCCCGCCTATCATGAACCCCATAGTTTACTGTATCAAGTCTAAGAAGATACGTCAGAGCCTCCTAAAGCACTTCCAGCATAAAAGGGTTGATGTCTTTTAG